The Formosa sp. Hel1_33_131 genome window below encodes:
- the lgt gene encoding prolipoprotein diacylglyceryl transferase, whose amino-acid sequence MYFLQIIWDPTSDGIALFGDFKIHYYSLMWMAAFIAGWYLTKKIYKNEGQSEDKLDGLFMYSVLGIMIGARLGHVIFYQPELFKDDFFSVFLPFRFSGGFEFTGFRGLASHGAAIGMILSMWLYNKKVLKKSVLWILDRVVIACALGAVFIRIGNFFNSEMIGKAAGEGFPLAIIFKQLDTIPRHPGQLYEAFGYVFVFLILFFLYWKTKKSTQTGFLFGLFLVLLMSVRLVVEQFKIAQIDSREDWIFGLNTGQVLSVPFVLCGLYFMFIYKPKTT is encoded by the coding sequence ATGTATTTTTTACAGATTATATGGGATCCTACTTCTGATGGCATCGCTCTTTTTGGAGATTTTAAAATTCATTATTACAGCCTTATGTGGATGGCGGCTTTTATCGCAGGCTGGTATCTCACAAAAAAGATTTATAAAAACGAAGGTCAATCTGAAGACAAACTAGACGGACTGTTCATGTATTCTGTCTTGGGAATTATGATTGGTGCGCGTTTGGGTCATGTTATTTTTTATCAACCTGAATTATTCAAAGACGACTTTTTTAGTGTTTTTCTTCCTTTCCGTTTTAGTGGTGGATTTGAATTTACAGGGTTTAGAGGCTTGGCAAGTCATGGCGCTGCTATAGGAATGATTTTATCTATGTGGCTCTACAATAAAAAGGTGTTGAAAAAATCAGTGCTTTGGATTCTGGATCGCGTAGTCATTGCCTGTGCATTAGGAGCTGTGTTTATAAGAATCGGTAATTTCTTTAATTCTGAAATGATCGGAAAAGCTGCTGGAGAAGGTTTCCCTTTAGCGATCATTTTTAAACAACTTGATACCATTCCCAGACATCCTGGGCAATTGTACGAAGCTTTTGGCTATGTATTTGTGTTTCTTATCTTATTCTTTTTATACTGGAAAACAAAGAAAAGCACGCAAACAGGTTTTCTGTTTGGCTTGTTTTTAGTCCTCTTAATGTCAGTAAGACTTGTGGTAGAACAATTCAAAATTGCACAAATAGACAGTCGTGAGGATTGGATTTTTGGCTTGAATACCGGTCAAGTATTGAGCGTTCCTTTTGTGTTGTGTGGCTTGTATTTTATGTTTATTTATAAGCCTAAAACAACTTAG
- the yidD gene encoding membrane protein insertion efficiency factor YidD, with protein sequence MKTILIAPFLFLIKLYQNFISPLTPSSCRFQPTCSQYTKEALQSHGLFKGGFLSVKRILSCHPWGGSGHDPVPKK encoded by the coding sequence ATGAAAACTATTTTGATTGCGCCTTTTTTGTTTTTAATCAAGCTGTATCAAAATTTCATTTCACCTTTAACACCTTCGAGTTGTCGGTTTCAACCCACTTGCTCACAATACACCAAAGAAGCTTTGCAGTCTCACGGATTATTTAAAGGAGGATTCCTGAGCGTGAAACGCATTTTAAGCTGCCACCCATGGGGCGGTTCAGGGCACGATCCTGTCCCGAAGAAGTAA
- the cysS gene encoding cysteine--tRNA ligase, whose protein sequence is MGKHSTNTLHIYNSLSGKKEIFNPINEGAIGMYVCGPTVYSNVHLGNVRTFMSFDMIFRYFKHLDYKVRYVRNITDAGHLENDADQGEDRIAKKARLEQIEPMEVVQRYTVDFHNILNTFNFLPPSIEPTATGHIVEQIEIIKSILEKGFAYEANGSIYFDVLKYNESHHYGILSGRNIEDMIHNTRVLEGQTDKKNPQDFALWKKAEPKHIMRWPSPWSDGFPGWHLECTAMSTKYLGERFDIHGGGMDLKFPHHECEIAQAKAWHSHTPVNYWMHANMLTLNGQKMAKSTGNNILPSEILTGETSKLTKGFSASVVRFFMMQAHYRSILDFSNDALLASEKGYMKLMEAVSTLDKLEATSDANEFDISAWKSNCYTAMNDDFNTPILIAELFSAVKYINQIKDRKATVSSENLALLTEVMHQFVFDILGLKNTTSNNQDQKLGDTVELLIRMRNDARAQKDFALSDKIRDELLAIGIQLKDGKDGTTFILD, encoded by the coding sequence ATGGGCAAACACAGCACAAATACCCTCCATATTTACAACTCACTTTCAGGAAAAAAAGAAATTTTTAATCCTATTAATGAAGGTGCCATTGGAATGTATGTTTGCGGTCCAACAGTGTATAGCAATGTGCATTTAGGAAATGTCCGAACGTTCATGTCGTTTGATATGATTTTTAGATATTTCAAACACCTCGATTATAAAGTACGTTATGTCCGTAATATTACAGATGCGGGTCATTTAGAAAATGATGCCGATCAAGGAGAAGATCGCATTGCAAAAAAAGCGCGTCTCGAGCAAATTGAACCCATGGAAGTGGTGCAGCGCTACACGGTTGATTTTCATAACATCCTAAATACGTTTAATTTTTTACCTCCAAGTATTGAACCTACGGCGACGGGACACATCGTAGAACAAATAGAAATCATCAAATCAATTCTAGAGAAAGGCTTTGCTTATGAAGCAAATGGCTCTATTTATTTTGATGTTTTAAAATATAATGAATCCCATCATTACGGGATTTTAAGTGGTCGGAATATCGAAGATATGATTCATAACACCAGAGTGCTTGAAGGACAAACGGATAAAAAAAATCCACAAGATTTTGCACTTTGGAAAAAAGCAGAACCCAAACACATCATGCGTTGGCCTTCGCCTTGGAGCGATGGTTTTCCGGGGTGGCATTTAGAATGTACCGCGATGAGCACCAAATATCTAGGCGAGCGTTTTGACATTCATGGGGGTGGAATGGATTTGAAATTTCCGCACCACGAGTGTGAAATTGCACAAGCCAAAGCTTGGCACAGCCATACGCCTGTCAATTATTGGATGCATGCAAATATGCTGACACTCAACGGGCAAAAAATGGCGAAATCAACGGGTAACAATATTTTACCTAGCGAAATTTTGACAGGAGAGACCTCTAAATTAACCAAAGGATTCTCTGCATCAGTGGTTCGATTTTTTATGATGCAAGCGCACTACCGTAGTATTTTAGATTTCAGTAACGATGCGTTGTTAGCTTCTGAAAAAGGGTATATGAAACTCATGGAAGCCGTCTCTACATTGGACAAACTTGAAGCTACTTCAGACGCCAATGAATTTGACATTTCAGCATGGAAGTCCAATTGTTACACGGCAATGAATGATGATTTTAACACCCCTATTCTGATTGCAGAATTGTTCAGTGCTGTGAAATACATCAACCAAATTAAAGACAGAAAAGCCACTGTTAGCTCTGAGAATTTAGCCTTGCTAACAGAAGTAATGCATCAATTTGTGTTTGACATTCTAGGTCTTAAAAATACTACATCTAACAACCAAGATCAAAAACTTGGAGATACGGTTGAACTTCTCATCAGAATGCGAAACGATGCGAGAGCCCAAAAAGATTTTGCACTTTCGGATAAAATAAGAGACGAGTTACTGGCCATCGGAATACAACTGAAAGATGGCAAAGACGGCACTACATTCATCTTAGATTAA
- the folE gene encoding GTP cyclohydrolase I FolE: MGLKNNTEKFDTIGDNHIGTSTETPMRSDAFKLSSDEKIDIIKDDVQHIMETLGLDLSDDSLKGTPNRVAKMFVNEIFGGLDPTKKPKASTFDNKYQYGEMLVEKNITLYSTCEHHFLPIVGRAHVAYISNGTVVGLSKMNRIVDHFSKRPQVQERLTIQIVEELQKVLNTKDVACVIDAKHLCVNSRGIRDIESSTVTSEFGGKFKEKDTKREFLDYIQLETKF; the protein is encoded by the coding sequence ATGGGACTGAAAAATAATACTGAAAAATTTGACACGATTGGCGACAATCATATAGGGACTTCAACTGAAACTCCTATGCGATCTGATGCTTTTAAATTAAGCTCCGACGAGAAAATTGACATCATAAAGGATGATGTTCAGCACATTATGGAAACTCTTGGTTTAGACTTGAGTGACGACAGTTTAAAAGGGACTCCTAATCGCGTTGCAAAAATGTTTGTCAATGAGATTTTTGGAGGGCTAGACCCCACTAAAAAACCAAAAGCTTCGACCTTTGACAACAAGTATCAGTATGGTGAAATGTTGGTTGAAAAAAACATCACACTCTACTCTACTTGTGAGCATCATTTCCTCCCAATTGTAGGGAGAGCGCATGTAGCCTATATTTCAAACGGGACGGTAGTAGGACTTTCAAAAATGAATCGTATTGTGGATCATTTTTCAAAACGCCCACAAGTTCAAGAGCGTTTGACTATACAAATTGTTGAAGAATTACAGAAAGTATTAAACACAAAAGACGTAGCTTGCGTCATTGATGCCAAGCATTTATGTGTGAATTCTCGTGGCATAAGAGACATCGAAAGTAGTACCGTAACAAGTGAATTTGGTGGCAAATTCAAAGAAAAAGATACCAAAAGAGAATTCCTAGACTACATACAATTAGAGACTAAATTTTAA
- a CDS encoding T9SS type B sorting domain-containing protein: MKKLVLLLSILFSVSLTAQVFVIEDGVTINTCTGVFVDTGGDSGPYSANESFTYTICPENAGQLVQLQFSAFATQAGADVMTIYNADNATDPATSFGDFSGTASANSPGFVSATQDNPSGCITIVFTSSGGVNDPGWVADISCFEPCQTIVSVLDSASPSSNEDGYIRVCPFEDITLTGSGQFSTSGAGATYEWDLGDGTTQAGQTAVFSYDTPGVYLVNLNITDTNTSVDPDGCKNTNLINQVIQVALPTDFTGTGNAAADSALCFGESTTINGVATVVPFLNECTPPESDVTFLPDGSGQVYETSIIVDCFESDQTLDDIAQLLEICLVMEHSYLGDLDIEIISPTGELVRLHDQGGGSANLGIPWATGGVDGESNNLTEGVGFQYCFVPGTTNPTLVGGIQPNETFVSGDGPGTYTDSFVPAGTYASVNSLNGLIGSSLNGSWTIRITDNIGADNGYIFAWVLNFDPTIQPPDLSFTPIIISEEWDADSTIISTDGNVITVQPPSEGQYCYTYRATDDFGCEYSTEVCIDVAPELIYAAPIDLFVCNTGATSSVFDLTGNDAIMYGPTPSPADFVLTYHRTQAQADSGSSAISATDAAAFSGTDGQIIYVRFEHQTTECYETVSFTLNLLDQPVITSVIDMIVCDDISNDGSESFDLSSKTLDILGTQAPGSYTVTYYTSFADADAGTNNLSSPHINDSSPEPIYVRIEANGGAGCYIVSPNPVFNLVVNHKATASALTNLETCDDDSDGVMTFDLEAQTAIVLGSQIPSDFRVTYHETPADTDSNINLLTSPFANTTANQQTIYVRVEEIGLESCYETTQFDVIVNSLPSTIAMSILPTCDDDTDGAGAFMLTSMDAEALGGQTGITVSYHATLAKAELNESPLTSPYTNTTADSQTIFIRLENTSSTCFSTMPLELRVDPLPIANAVSTQTVCDDDYDGLASFNFTGIDLTVIGSQVGMVVSYHETQSDADTNTSPVTSPYISIIADAQTLYIRLENTDTGCHDTTTLGLLVDPLPVIPAIIDFELCDDTNAGDLQELFDLSSKDLEIINGQNVSVSYYETQSDATNDQYVLTDFYQNTSNPETLYVALTDLTTGCRATGSFILIVNPLPQLIVPTELEICDDGTPDGLTQIDLTEKDGEIQGGNVNYTISYYLTQTDADSETNPLAIPYTNISNPQTVIARGQDVNTGCYTTVALDLNVAPAPLANTPPELTNCDPDSDGFGVFTLTDRDLDISGGVAGVTISYHETLSDAENEVNPLASPYVNIDINTQTVFARVENPTISTLCATIVELVLVVNPTPQLVDPTPLEVCDDDTDEFAQFNLTSKEAEFLNGVPPLEVNISYYETQVDAENETNEIPLPTDYTNLVNPQTVWIRVAYNATGCEKITSLELIVNPLPVLVAPNPLLLCDDNAPGNEQEAFTLEDRENQILNGQTGLDVSYHLTQLDAEANDYTLVSPYTNISNPQTVFVRVSNPATGCYDFTTLNLEVLPIPIPNTPANLEACDDNGSGNGQGVFDLTTNETFILNGELGVTPTYHEILTEAEQGINAIAYPTNYTNTDIPLQTLYVRVTNDTTGCFAIVNFDVIVNTLPEATPVPTLIACELNTDEIYAFDLEVQSDLIRGAQSSSIYLVTYHETSTDAISGVNSLVSPYMNTSNPQTLYVNVTNSITGCQNTTVEFDVEVLEAAQATSPAEPYALCDDNVETDNDPTNDSVLFDLTTQDTEVLNGQDPSNYLVRYFASQIDADQDQFELPSIYQNAVNPQVIFARVDNNTQVIDQTGTLVDSSVCYETAPLILMVNPLPFVDIEDEYVLCVDTNGTEVLGPLEIETGLSDLEFIFIWRDDYGTIVETASSYVPTQGGVYTLEVFDALQATQCAAPIEVFTVIESSPPTVTAVVTTQAFANTHIIQATATGLGDYEYNIDQGPWQDIGLFVGVNPGERVVNVRDLNGCGVGQAIVYVIDYPKYFTPNGDGYHDTWNIVGVSDQFNSKIQIFDRYGKLLKEIRPSSGDGWDGTYNGALLPSSDYWFVLSYNQLVTGEPTLLNAHFTLKR; encoded by the coding sequence ATGAAAAAATTAGTTTTACTTCTTAGCATACTTTTTTCAGTTTCATTAACGGCACAAGTGTTTGTTATTGAAGATGGAGTGACCATCAATACTTGTACAGGGGTTTTTGTAGATACAGGGGGAGACAGTGGTCCTTATTCCGCGAATGAATCCTTTACCTACACAATTTGTCCAGAGAACGCAGGACAATTGGTGCAGTTACAATTTTCAGCGTTTGCAACCCAAGCTGGAGCAGATGTTATGACAATTTACAATGCAGACAATGCAACGGATCCGGCGACCTCTTTTGGAGATTTCTCAGGTACTGCATCGGCAAATAGTCCTGGTTTTGTGTCTGCCACGCAAGACAACCCCTCAGGTTGTATCACTATAGTGTTTACGTCTAGTGGTGGTGTGAATGATCCTGGCTGGGTAGCGGATATTTCATGTTTTGAGCCCTGTCAGACCATTGTTTCTGTACTGGACTCTGCAAGTCCGTCATCCAATGAGGATGGCTATATACGTGTATGTCCATTTGAGGATATTACCTTAACAGGGAGTGGGCAGTTTAGTACGAGTGGTGCTGGAGCAACTTACGAATGGGATCTTGGGGATGGCACAACTCAAGCTGGTCAAACGGCGGTATTTTCTTATGATACTCCTGGCGTATATTTAGTAAACCTAAACATTACGGATACCAATACAAGTGTGGATCCAGATGGGTGTAAGAATACAAATTTAATAAACCAAGTGATTCAAGTGGCATTGCCTACGGATTTCACGGGAACTGGAAATGCAGCAGCAGATTCAGCCCTCTGTTTTGGAGAATCCACCACCATTAATGGCGTTGCAACGGTTGTGCCGTTTCTAAATGAATGTACACCGCCAGAGAGTGATGTCACCTTTTTACCGGATGGAAGTGGACAGGTTTATGAAACATCTATTATTGTAGATTGTTTTGAATCGGACCAAACTTTAGATGATATTGCTCAGTTACTTGAAATTTGCTTAGTCATGGAGCACTCCTATTTAGGCGATTTAGATATAGAAATCATTTCACCAACAGGGGAGCTTGTGCGACTTCACGATCAAGGAGGTGGGTCTGCAAATTTAGGAATCCCTTGGGCTACAGGGGGTGTTGATGGAGAAAGTAATAATTTGACCGAAGGTGTAGGTTTTCAGTATTGCTTTGTGCCAGGTACAACAAACCCTACTTTAGTAGGTGGTATACAACCAAATGAGACGTTTGTGAGTGGTGATGGCCCAGGTACGTATACGGATTCATTTGTGCCAGCAGGGACTTACGCATCTGTAAACTCTCTAAACGGTCTTATTGGTTCTTCCCTAAACGGAAGTTGGACCATTCGAATTACAGATAATATTGGTGCAGATAATGGGTATATATTTGCATGGGTTTTAAATTTTGACCCTACAATCCAACCTCCAGATCTTTCTTTTACACCAATAATTATTTCTGAAGAATGGGATGCAGATAGTACTATAATTAGTACAGATGGGAATGTAATTACAGTACAGCCTCCATCAGAAGGTCAGTATTGTTATACGTATCGTGCCACGGATGACTTTGGATGTGAATATTCAACAGAAGTTTGTATTGATGTTGCACCAGAATTGATCTATGCGGCTCCCATTGATTTATTTGTATGTAATACAGGGGCGACGTCCAGTGTTTTTGATTTAACGGGAAATGATGCTATAATGTATGGCCCCACCCCAAGCCCTGCGGATTTTGTTTTAACATACCACAGAACTCAAGCACAGGCGGATTCGGGTTCCAGTGCAATTTCAGCAACTGATGCAGCCGCTTTTTCAGGGACAGATGGTCAAATTATTTATGTCCGTTTTGAACATCAAACAACAGAGTGTTATGAGACCGTTTCGTTTACGCTGAACCTTCTTGATCAACCAGTAATTACTTCGGTAATTGATATGATAGTTTGTGATGATATTAGCAATGATGGCTCGGAATCATTTGATTTATCAAGTAAAACCCTCGATATTTTAGGTACGCAAGCTCCTGGAAGTTATACGGTCACCTATTACACAAGTTTTGCGGATGCCGATGCAGGAACCAATAATTTGTCGAGTCCACATATTAATGATTCTTCACCAGAACCTATCTATGTTCGTATAGAAGCAAATGGGGGAGCAGGCTGTTATATTGTGTCTCCAAATCCTGTATTCAATTTGGTGGTGAATCACAAAGCGACTGCTTCTGCACTTACAAACCTTGAAACTTGCGATGACGACTCAGATGGCGTGATGACTTTTGATTTAGAAGCTCAAACAGCCATCGTTTTAGGGTCTCAAATCCCTTCAGATTTTAGAGTTACCTATCATGAAACACCAGCCGATACAGATTCAAATATAAATTTATTAACAAGCCCTTTTGCAAATACAACCGCAAATCAACAAACAATTTATGTGCGAGTTGAAGAAATTGGCTTAGAGTCGTGTTATGAAACAACGCAGTTTGATGTCATTGTGAACTCATTGCCATCCACAATCGCAATGTCTATTTTACCCACTTGTGATGATGATACCGATGGAGCTGGAGCGTTTATGCTCACCTCTATGGATGCTGAAGCATTAGGAGGACAAACAGGAATCACTGTAAGTTATCATGCAACTTTAGCAAAAGCAGAACTGAATGAGTCTCCATTGACGAGTCCTTACACAAATACCACAGCAGATTCCCAAACGATTTTCATACGCTTAGAAAATACGTCATCAACATGTTTTAGTACTATGCCTTTAGAGCTGCGCGTTGACCCACTACCCATTGCCAATGCAGTATCAACGCAAACTGTTTGTGATGACGACTATGATGGCTTAGCGAGTTTTAATTTTACAGGCATTGATTTGACCGTTATAGGATCTCAAGTTGGAATGGTTGTGAGTTACCACGAAACTCAATCGGATGCAGACACAAATACATCTCCTGTAACAAGTCCTTATATAAGTATTATAGCAGATGCACAAACACTTTACATTCGTTTAGAAAACACCGATACAGGCTGTCACGACACTACCACTTTAGGATTGTTAGTAGACCCTTTACCAGTCATTCCTGCCATTATAGATTTTGAATTGTGTGATGACACGAATGCGGGCGATTTACAAGAATTATTTGATTTAAGTAGCAAGGATCTAGAGATCATCAATGGTCAAAATGTAAGCGTAAGTTATTACGAAACACAGTCTGACGCCACCAATGACCAATATGTTTTGACGGATTTTTACCAGAATACTTCAAACCCAGAAACACTTTATGTAGCACTCACAGATTTAACCACGGGTTGTCGTGCGACGGGAAGTTTTATACTTATCGTAAATCCGTTGCCTCAATTGATTGTTCCAACAGAACTAGAAATTTGTGATGATGGAACTCCTGATGGACTTACTCAGATAGATTTAACAGAAAAAGATGGAGAAATTCAAGGTGGAAATGTAAATTATACAATCAGTTATTATTTAACACAGACAGATGCAGATTCGGAAACCAATCCGTTGGCAATTCCATATACAAACATTAGCAACCCTCAAACTGTGATTGCACGAGGACAGGATGTAAATACAGGTTGCTATACTACAGTCGCTTTGGACTTGAATGTCGCACCAGCTCCTCTTGCAAACACGCCTCCAGAATTGACCAATTGTGATCCAGACAGTGATGGTTTTGGTGTCTTCACATTAACAGATAGAGACCTTGATATTTCAGGCGGTGTTGCAGGCGTAACAATCAGTTATCACGAGACGTTGTCGGATGCTGAAAATGAAGTCAATCCTTTAGCAAGTCCTTATGTTAATATAGACATCAACACACAAACGGTTTTTGCACGTGTAGAAAACCCAACAATATCCACACTTTGTGCCACCATTGTAGAATTGGTATTGGTCGTAAACCCAACCCCTCAATTAGTTGATCCGACTCCTTTAGAGGTTTGTGATGATGATACAGATGAATTCGCACAGTTTAATTTAACATCGAAGGAAGCCGAGTTTTTAAATGGCGTTCCACCACTAGAGGTAAATATTAGTTATTATGAAACACAAGTGGATGCTGAAAATGAAACAAATGAGATACCACTTCCAACAGACTATACAAATCTAGTCAACCCTCAAACAGTTTGGATTCGGGTTGCCTACAACGCTACAGGCTGTGAAAAGATCACAAGTTTAGAATTGATTGTCAACCCACTTCCAGTATTGGTGGCTCCCAATCCGTTACTGTTATGTGATGACAATGCACCCGGAAATGAACAAGAAGCCTTTACATTAGAAGACAGAGAAAATCAGATCCTTAATGGACAAACCGGACTGGATGTAAGTTACCACTTGACCCAGTTAGATGCGGAAGCAAATGATTACACTCTTGTGAGTCCTTATACAAACATTAGCAACCCTCAAACGGTTTTTGTCCGTGTATCAAACCCAGCCACTGGCTGTTATGATTTTACAACCTTAAACCTTGAAGTGTTGCCAATTCCAATTCCAAATACGCCTGCTAATTTAGAAGCATGTGATGATAATGGAAGTGGAAATGGTCAGGGAGTTTTTGATTTAACCACCAATGAAACATTCATTCTCAACGGTGAGTTAGGTGTTACACCAACCTATCATGAAATACTGACAGAAGCCGAGCAGGGCATCAATGCGATTGCATACCCAACCAACTATACGAATACGGACATTCCTCTTCAGACACTATATGTGCGTGTAACAAATGATACAACAGGCTGTTTCGCTATTGTGAATTTTGATGTGATTGTAAATACATTACCAGAGGCAACTCCCGTTCCCACCTTAATTGCTTGCGAGCTCAACACAGACGAAATATATGCGTTTGATTTAGAGGTTCAAAGTGATTTGATTCGAGGGGCTCAGAGTTCATCTATCTATTTAGTTACTTACCATGAAACGTCCACTGATGCGATCTCTGGGGTTAATTCCTTGGTAAGTCCTTATATGAACACCAGCAATCCTCAGACCCTTTATGTGAATGTAACCAATTCAATTACGGGCTGTCAAAACACAACAGTAGAATTTGATGTAGAAGTTCTCGAAGCCGCTCAAGCGACTTCTCCTGCAGAACCTTATGCACTGTGTGATGACAATGTAGAAACGGATAATGATCCAACAAATGACAGTGTGCTGTTTGATTTAACCACACAAGACACAGAGGTATTAAACGGTCAAGACCCTTCAAATTACTTAGTTCGTTATTTTGCAAGTCAGATAGATGCCGATCAGGACCAATTTGAATTACCAAGCATCTATCAGAATGCGGTAAACCCACAGGTAATTTTTGCACGAGTTGATAATAATACCCAAGTAATAGATCAGACGGGGACTTTGGTTGATAGCTCCGTATGTTACGAAACAGCGCCTTTAATTTTAATGGTGAATCCGTTACCTTTTGTAGATATAGAGGATGAGTATGTATTGTGTGTGGATACCAATGGCACGGAGGTTTTAGGACCTTTAGAAATTGAGACAGGATTATCGGATTTGGAATTTATCTTTATTTGGAGAGATGACTATGGAACCATTGTTGAAACCGCATCCAGCTATGTTCCAACTCAAGGAGGGGTTTATACTTTAGAGGTTTTTGATGCGCTTCAGGCCACTCAATGTGCAGCTCCAATCGAAGTATTCACAGTGATCGAAAGCTCACCACCAACCGTAACCGCAGTGGTAACCACACAAGCGTTTGCAAATACACATATTATCCAAGCGACCGCTACGGGTCTAGGAGATTATGAATACAACATCGATCAAGGTCCATGGCAAGATATAGGTCTATTTGTAGGAGTAAATCCAGGAGAACGCGTTGTGAATGTACGGGATTTAAATGGGTGTGGAGTCGGACAAGCAATAGTTTATGTCATTGACTATCCAAAATACTTCACTCCAAATGGAGATGGATACCACGACACATGGAACATCGTTGGTGTTTCAGACCAATTCAATTCGAAAATTCAAATATTTGATCGATATGGTAAGCTGCTAAAAGAAATTCGTCCGTCCAGTGGAGATGGTTGGGATGGTACTTATAATGGAGCCTTACTTCCTTCAAGTGATTACTGGTTTGTATTGAGTTATAACCAGCTCGTCACAGGAGAACCGACGCTGTTAAATGCGCATTTTACACTGAAAAGATAA
- a CDS encoding OmpP1/FadL family transporter codes for MKNLILTLMGVASMVNSYGQDLTDALRYSTGTTEGTARFKSMSGAFGALGGDMSAVSMNPAGSAIFNLSHGSLTLSSLKVSNDVAYGSNTQALKDNSFDMNQIGAAFVFNNRNTESTWNKFVVSLFYEQLQNYDNQFSAAGTTQNSIGSYFTDYANGLRLDEITALPGENISQAYSGIGSEFGSSYQQAYLGYESFILEPADDTDNENTAYASNIAAGDFYQKYSYASTGYNGKFSANLGFQYDKNIYFGINLNSHFLNYERSTLFYEDNTNTGSTINEVHFKNTLLTTGEGFSLQLGSIVKVNDFIRLGLTYDSPTWMRLREETTQYLYTFEDATSLEAEVDPAVINVFPEYHLRTPAQITGSAAFIIGDTGLISIDYSRKDYSTTEFRSNSGGNFSQQNSVISNTLKAANTVRIGGELRHKKFSYRGGYKMEQSPYKDTAAYGDLKGFSLGLGYDFGGSRLDLAYENSKRKMDHRFFNAGNLDTARINTTNSNVSLTLSMSL; via the coding sequence ATGAAAAATTTAATTTTAACTCTAATGGGGGTTGCCTCCATGGTAAATTCCTATGGCCAAGACCTAACAGATGCTTTAAGATATTCAACTGGAACTACAGAAGGGACGGCACGATTTAAATCTATGAGCGGGGCTTTTGGAGCGCTTGGTGGCGACATGTCTGCAGTGAGTATGAATCCCGCAGGATCCGCCATTTTTAATTTGAGCCATGGTTCCTTAACGCTTTCAAGTCTTAAGGTTTCAAATGATGTAGCTTATGGATCTAATACACAAGCTTTAAAAGACAACTCTTTTGATATGAATCAAATTGGGGCGGCGTTTGTTTTTAACAATAGAAACACTGAATCAACATGGAATAAATTTGTGGTCAGTCTTTTTTACGAACAACTTCAAAATTATGACAACCAATTTTCAGCAGCAGGTACAACGCAGAACAGTATTGGAAGTTATTTTACCGATTATGCAAACGGGCTCCGACTTGATGAGATTACGGCACTGCCAGGAGAGAATATTTCTCAGGCTTACAGCGGAATAGGGTCAGAATTCGGAAGCAGCTATCAACAAGCCTATTTAGGTTATGAAAGTTTTATTTTAGAACCCGCCGATGATACCGACAATGAAAATACCGCCTACGCCTCTAATATAGCTGCTGGCGATTTCTATCAAAAATACAGCTACGCTTCCACGGGGTACAATGGTAAATTTTCTGCAAACCTTGGGTTTCAATATGATAAAAACATCTATTTTGGAATCAACCTAAACTCTCATTTTCTTAACTACGAAAGAAGTACTTTATTCTATGAAGACAACACTAATACGGGTTCTACAATAAATGAAGTCCATTTTAAAAACACCCTTTTAACAACAGGTGAAGGTTTTTCGTTACAACTTGGTAGCATTGTTAAAGTGAACGATTTTATAAGATTAGGGCTCACATACGACAGTCCAACTTGGATGCGATTAAGAGAAGAAACGACACAGTATCTCTATACATTTGAAGACGCCACAAGTCTTGAAGCGGAAGTTGATCCCGCCGTTATTAATGTGTTTCCAGAATATCATTTACGAACACCGGCACAAATCACCGGAAGTGCTGCTTTTATTATTGGGGATACGGGACTGATCAGTATTGATTACTCTAGAAAAGACTACAGCACTACTGAGTTCAGATCGAATAGTGGAGGTAATTTTTCACAGCAAAATTCTGTGATTAGCAATACCTTAAAAGCGGCGAATACCGTACGTATTGGTGGCGAACTAAGACATAAGAAATTTAGTTACCGAGGCGGTTATAAAATGGAACAAAGCCCTTATAAAGACACTGCTGCTTATGGCGATCTTAAAGGATTCTCGCTTGGATTGGGATATGATTTTGGGGGCTCTCGATTGGATTTAGCTTATGAAAATTCTAAACGCAAAATGGACCACCGATTCTTTAATGCAGGTAATTTAGACACAGCTAGAATAAATACAACAAACTCTAATGTGTCTCTTACATTAAGTATGAGTTTATAG